The following DNA comes from Picosynechococcus sp. PCC 7003.
ACATGGAGCACCGAATCGCAGCCGAGTATCAACGCATCTTGGCGATGTTCGGCGACGGTCTTTGCTTTGGCCGCAGCGAGGGCTTCGACTAACTGGGCCGGATCATCATGGTGAATTTGGGATTCATCAAAGTGACTCACATGGACAATGGGATTAATCCCAATGCCTTGGAGTAAACGACGACGGGCAGGGGAAGCGGACGCAAGGACAAATTCCATGGTGTTTTGAGGTAATGCGGCGCAAACAGAGGCAATTACAGCATACCCAGGTGGATACACTGGGGGATCAAGGTTTCAAAATATTGGTTGAGATTAGACCTTAAAGGATTTAACCATCGCATTAAAGAGTTTCTCGACTTGGGGCCAACGGCTTTCGCGGGTCGAGAGATTGAAGGTATAGAGTTTACCCAGTTTTACAGCAACAGTGGCGAGGTCATGGCGCATTTGACCTCCGGGGAGGGTGACGCGATATTCGAGAGTATAGTAGGTCTGGCCCTGGTCGGTGCGACTTTCGGCCCGGATCAGTTCGGGTTGGCGATCGCTATTTTGGCTTGCTTCTTTCATGAATCGATAGCCAACGTCAGTGGGAGTTCCCAGGTCGCCTAAGGCTTTGTCGGCGGGAACATCACTGATAATGACACTCAAATTTTCGGAATACTCCACCAAATCCCGAAAAACGACATCTACACCAGTCTCGCTTTTGCTGACATCAACGGGAATCCAACCATTGGGATAGAGAAATTGATAGCCATAGGTGCCATTACTATAGCCCTGCAGACTGCCGACGCCACCACAAGCGGCCAACGTACAACTGATCACGATCAACAAACTGGCGATCGCCTTTTTCCATCGATTTTGGCGCATTTATTTACCTCAGAAATTTAAAAGAACTTAAAAAATAAACTCGCAGAGCCGGAGTCTCCGCGTTCATCATCCTAGCGAAAACACCGGCTCAAACTGAAATTTACGGGGTCTAATAAGGCCCTAGGCTCTTGCTAAATGGCCTCTTCCGTTTCGAGGTTAAACAGCATTTGCAGCGATTGTAAGCAGACGCGGCGGGCTTCGATATCCTGTTGAGCACGTAGTTGCACCATCGGATCATGGAGAATTTTATTAACGATCCCCCGGGTCAAGGTTTCAATAACCTCCTGGTGCTTCTCTTCAAATTCTGCCCCGAGGCGAGAAAGGGCTTTTTCAAGTTCCTGCTCCCGAATGCTTTCGACTTTGCTGCGTAGGGAACTAATGGTCGGGACGGTTTCGAGGGACTGCCACCATTGGATGTAGTTCTCCACTTCCTCTTCTAGGAGGGCCTCGGCTTCTTCGGCCATTTTGCGGCGAGACGCTTGGTTTTGGGCGACCACTTCCTTGAGAGCGTCTACATTATATAAACGAACGCCGGCGATTTCTTCCACATCGGCGGCAACGTTGAGGGGCACAGAAATATCGATCAAAATTAAGGTGTGGAGATCGAGATCTTCGAGTTTTGCTCGGTCGAGAATCGGTTCTGTTGCACCGGTACTGGTAAAGACAATGTCTGCTTGTTCAACGACATTGAGCATCTCTGGCAACAATTCCAATTGCAGATCTACATCGGGAAATTTTTTCGCGAGATCCCGCGCCCCCCGTTCAGAACGGTTAACGATGGTGATGTCTTCGGCCCCTTTAGAAACGAGGTGTTGCACCAACAGGCGCGACATTTTTCCGGCACCGATAATGGCGATTTTTTGATCAGAGAGATCCTTGACCTTCATCTGGGCTAATTCCACGGCGGCGGAACTAATGGAGACAGCCCCGGTACCAATATTGGTTTCGCTGCGGACGCGTTTCCCAGCGGTAATTGCTCGTTTGAACATCCGATCGAGTAAACGGCCCAAGCCTTTATGTTGTTGGCCAAGCTTGTGGGCGGCTTTGACCTGGGCGAGGATTTGGCCTTCTCCGAGGACGAGACTTTCTAGGCCCGCAGCAACCCGCAATAGATGACGGATGGCATCTTGGTGCAGCAGGGTGAAGAGATAGCGGCGCAGGCGATTGAGTTGGAGTTGTCCGGTTTCCGCAAGAAATTGGCAAATTTCCCGCACGCCCTGTTCTGTTTCCTGCACGACAGCATAGATTTCGAGGCGATTACAGGTGCTGATGACGGTGACTTCTTCCACATGTGGATAGGATTTGAGGTGGGCGATCGCCGCGTCCATTTTCGCTTCTTGAATACTGAGTTTTTCGCGGATTTCGACGGGGGCTGTTTTATGACTCAGGCCAACAACAACAATATTCATGGGGTTTTCTCTAAAGGTTTTATCTCTCTAGGGCGCCAACATCCAAGGGAAGCGCAGAGTTTTATTAAAGGATTTTTTTAACTTCCTATGCAATGTAGTCTCCGAACATTTCGGGACAAAAGGTTTTGTAAAGAAAATTTATGTAACTTTACGGCGTCCTCACGGCTTAACCTGCACGAAAAAAGGCGACCCCCCACTGGCGATCGCCCTTGCTTTTTTTTCAAGAAGGCTAATTGAGTTTTAGATCAATCCTTCAAAGCTTGCGACTTAGAGTTGGATTGTTTGGGGGTTATCCCACATGTGAATGGTGTCGACGAAGCGGGCAGTCATGGATTGGCTAGAGATAACCAGAGACTGGGTACGAGCACCACCGTGGAACAGGCGAACCCCTTCCATCAAAGTACCGGGGGTAATCCCACAGGCCGCAAACAGAACCGTTTCGCCAGAAGCGAGTTCTTCTGCTTCGTAAACTTTGTCAGGATCAGTAACGCCCATGGACTTAAGACGCTCGATATTTTCTTCACGGCTCCAGCCAGCACTTTCGGGGGTGTTTACATCGGCGGGATCGTAGATCAGTTGCCCTTGGAAGTGGCCACCGAGGCAACGCATTGCTGCAGCACTAATGACACCTTCAGGAGCCGCACCAATCCCCATCAGCGCATGGATGTTGGTACCAGCAAAAGCAGCACAAATTGCCGCAGATACGTCACCATCACTAATCAAACGAACCCGGGCACCAGTGGCACGGATTTCCTTGATTAGATCTTTGTGGCGGGGGCGATCCATTACAACGATCACGAGTTCTTGGGGATCGCGACCGAGGCATTCAGACAAAATCTTGATGTTTTCGGTGGCAGACTTGCGGATGTCAACTTTCCCTTTGGCGGCTGGGGGCGCGGCCAATTTTTTCATGTAATAGTCAGGGGCATGGAACAGACCGCCTTTTTCGGAAATGGCGAGCACTGCCATGGAACCGGGTTGACCGTTGGCGACGAGGTTGGTGCCTTCACAGGGGTCAACGGCAATGTCAATTTCGATCAGTTCATCGGGGTTGCAATAGGCTTTTGCATCTTCACGGGTGCAAATCCCGACTTCTTCACCGATGTAAAGCATGGGGGCATCGTCCCGCTCCCCTTCACCGATGACGATGCGACCGCGCATATGAATTTGATTCATGCGTTCGCGCATGGCTTCGACGGCCACTTGGTCGGCGGTATCTTTTTCGCCCATGCCCATCCACTTGGCAGAGGCGATCGCCGCTTGTTCGACAACTTCAATAATTTCTAAACCGAGGGTGCTTTCCACGCTTTTTATCCTCCAGACTGCGACTGTTGATCAAAACCACCAGTCATTTAGTTTTTTTGTAAACACCCCAAAGTCTATCAGAGAAGGGCGATCGCCTCAGAAGATTCCCAGAAAAGTTTTTCCTTTAAATATTGCTGGATCGGCTAGAGAAAATAGGTCGTCAAAGTTTCATATAGGAGAGTGAGATTGGCTTGGCTATAGTCATGCCGGAGGGGAGTGGCAGGGGGAATATTGTGGAGCAGTCGCCGCAAATTTGCTTGGATTTGAGAAAAATCCCGGTAACGGTTTTGAAGTCCCTTCAGAATTGGACAAATGACAGGTGAAGCCAGGATATTCGGATCGGCTCCGTTGGGCATGAGGGGGTAACGTTTGAGGTGATTAAAATTGGTTTGGGGGAGGGTGGCGATCGCCTGGATAATTTCTTGGCAACATTCCCGGGTAAATTCCTGGGCGAGGTAACGCTGGATCGAAGGTTGCAGGCCAAAGTAGGGCTGATGATTTTCTTTTTTATCTAGGAGGAAGCGTCGATCAAGGGAGCGCACCGCATCCCAAACTTCACTGGCGAAGGACATTTCTAAATGGTAGTTGGCTTGCAGTTGTTCGAGGGTAATGGACTTGCCCCACAACATCAGCCAGTAGAGCACTTCCTGTTCGGAGTTGCTAATGCGACAGGTGAGACTGTAGAGAATATCCCGTAGGGTATTGCCACCGATAATCGTTTCTTGATTTTGAAATTGCATCACAGAACCGCCGTACCATTCTTGAATTCCCGTGGCGATTAACCGGAGCTTGAGGGGGTTGCCACGATAGGTCTCGACCAAATCAGCCCACAGTTCTTGATCTTGGAGGTTGTATTCCTGGAGAATCTGCTGGGCCACTAAATTACTAAGGCCTTCGACGGTAATCAGGGTGACCTTGGGGTTGTCTGTGGCCAAGGCTTCGATGGACGGGGAATTTTCCCTGGAAATAATGACGACAGTACCCGCTAGGGTCTGGTGGGCGATCGCCTCTAAAAATTCCACATACATTGTATGTTGTGGTTGATAGTTCCCCGATAGACAAGCGGTGGTAAAGAGCAGTTCCCAGTGATCAAAGACTAAGATCTTCGGCTGCTGCTGCAAATAATCCTGGAGTTGGGCGATCGCCCCGTCGGGGTGGTCTTCTAAGGCCCATTCCTGCTGAATCAAAGCCCAATTTTGATCAAACATGAGGCGATCGCTAAGGTTGCACCAAAGGGTATTTTCCTGGAGGGGTGGGTGGTGCCGGAGCACTTCACTAACCAGGGTGGTCTTGCCTAGGCCGCCACCGCCTAGCACAAAGATTAACGAAATACCCCGTTGTTGGAGTTGTTGCCCCAGGGTACGCAGGGTTGACTCTTGGTTATAAAAACGATTTTTGTTTCTGGGAATACCTTGGTACTGGGGTAGCGTTGGCGCTGGCACTTGGGGTTCTGTGGCCGTGGCCATGCCGTTGGGGACGATTTTATCGACCGCTGCCTTTTCTTGCTCCGAGAGCTGCTCATATTTAGTAGTCAAAGCCAACTGGAGTGAACGAATCCCCACCCGTTGGTTACAATAACGTCCGAGGCGTTTCCAGAGATCTGGAGCAATGACTCGTTTGACATAGCTGTGGGAATAGCCATCGATCTGAATATCTTTTAATTTGTACCCTTCCAACGCCCGCAGCAATAGCTCTTGGCGCAGTCCATCCAGGGGGTCTCCATGTTTGTGACTGAGCCAAATACAAAGCTGAAGGAGCGTGAGGTTGGTCATGTGGCATTATTCGATGAATTTTAGGTGACGACGGCAATAGACAATGCTCTGCTACACACTAAGATGACTATCTAAGAGTTTATCTGTATTCCTTTCCTTCCTGGCGCGATCGCCCAAAAGTTGTGAATAATATGACTTTATGAATAAAGTGACTTTCTGAAATCGTCGATGAGCAGCAAAATGTTGCAAAAGATGCATTGCAAGCATTTCCGTGGCGTTTTATTTTTGACCTCTCAGTCAAGATAGGGGCATTCCGTTTACGCGGTTAAGCATCTATCGTGATGACCCGTCGCTTTTATGCGAAATTGAGGGGCAAAATATTCATCACCGCGATGGTGGGCAGCAGAGACTTTTGGCGATCGCCCAGACCCTAGAGAAAAATCCTTTAGGATCAAAAAATCGTTGTGCAAGCGAAAAACACCACCGAAATTGATGGGATCAGTTATGGAAATTAGTGCAGCATTACCCGCCTTTGTGATTACGTTGCGGGAGGGCTTTGAAGCGGCCCTAGTGGTCGGCATCGTCTTGGCTTGTCTGGCTAAAGCGCAGCAGATGTCTTTACAAAAGTGGGTCTATGGCGGCATTGGTGCCGGGTTGGGGGCGAGTGTCCTGGTCGGCTGGGGTCTGTGGGGACTGCTGTTACAGGTGGCGACGGCGGATGGGGCCTATGCACCGGTTTTTAAACAAATTCTGGAGGGGAGTTTTGGGATTGTGGCGATCGCCATGTTGAGTTGGATGCTCATTTGGATGACCCGCCAGGCCAAATCCCTAAAATCAGACGTCGAAGGGGCACTACAAGCAGCACTCCAGGATAGAGAAACGGCGGCCTGGGCGGTATTTTCCCTGATTTTTATCGCGGTGCTCCGGGAAGGATTTGAAACAGTGATTTTCATTGTGGCCCAGTTCCAAGGGGGGTGGCTGATGCCGAGTCTTGGGGCGATCGCGGGCTTGACCGTGGCAACGGTGCTGGGATTTCTCCTTTTTGCCCTGGGGGTACGGCTGAATATCAAGTTATTTTTTCAGGTGATGGGAATCTTTTTGCTGCTAATTATTGCGGGGCTGGTGGTCGGTGTTTTAAAGCACATCGATGCGGCGATCGCCCTCTTTGCCCAGATCCAAACCCAATATCAGGCCCTCTGCATTTCCCCCGCCCCAGCTTGTGTGTTGGGGATTCAGCTTTGGGATTTATCAGAAATTTTACCCGACAAACAGTTTCCAGGGATTCTGTTGAA
Coding sequences within:
- the psbP gene encoding photosystem II reaction center PsbP: MRQNRWKKAIASLLIVISCTLAACGGVGSLQGYSNGTYGYQFLYPNGWIPVDVSKSETGVDVVFRDLVEYSENLSVIISDVPADKALGDLGTPTDVGYRFMKEASQNSDRQPELIRAESRTDQGQTYYTLEYRVTLPGGQMRHDLATVAVKLGKLYTFNLSTRESRWPQVEKLFNAMVKSFKV
- a CDS encoding glutamyl-tRNA reductase encodes the protein MNIVVVGLSHKTAPVEIREKLSIQEAKMDAAIAHLKSYPHVEEVTVISTCNRLEIYAVVQETEQGVREICQFLAETGQLQLNRLRRYLFTLLHQDAIRHLLRVAAGLESLVLGEGQILAQVKAAHKLGQQHKGLGRLLDRMFKRAITAGKRVRSETNIGTGAVSISSAAVELAQMKVKDLSDQKIAIIGAGKMSRLLVQHLVSKGAEDITIVNRSERGARDLAKKFPDVDLQLELLPEMLNVVEQADIVFTSTGATEPILDRAKLEDLDLHTLILIDISVPLNVAADVEEIAGVRLYNVDALKEVVAQNQASRRKMAEEAEALLEEEVENYIQWWQSLETVPTISSLRSKVESIREQELEKALSRLGAEFEEKHQEVIETLTRGIVNKILHDPMVQLRAQQDIEARRVCLQSLQMLFNLETEEAI
- the glpX gene encoding class II fructose-bisphosphatase; its protein translation is MESTLGLEIIEVVEQAAIASAKWMGMGEKDTADQVAVEAMRERMNQIHMRGRIVIGEGERDDAPMLYIGEEVGICTREDAKAYCNPDELIEIDIAVDPCEGTNLVANGQPGSMAVLAISEKGGLFHAPDYYMKKLAAPPAAKGKVDIRKSATENIKILSECLGRDPQELVIVVMDRPRHKDLIKEIRATGARVRLISDGDVSAAICAAFAGTNIHALMGIGAAPEGVISAAAMRCLGGHFQGQLIYDPADVNTPESAGWSREENIERLKSMGVTDPDKVYEAEELASGETVLFAACGITPGTLMEGVRLFHGGARTQSLVISSQSMTARFVDTIHMWDNPQTIQL
- a CDS encoding NB-ARC domain-containing protein translates to MTNLTLLQLCIWLSHKHGDPLDGLRQELLLRALEGYKLKDIQIDGYSHSYVKRVIAPDLWKRLGRYCNQRVGIRSLQLALTTKYEQLSEQEKAAVDKIVPNGMATATEPQVPAPTLPQYQGIPRNKNRFYNQESTLRTLGQQLQQRGISLIFVLGGGGLGKTTLVSEVLRHHPPLQENTLWCNLSDRLMFDQNWALIQQEWALEDHPDGAIAQLQDYLQQQPKILVFDHWELLFTTACLSGNYQPQHTMYVEFLEAIAHQTLAGTVVIISRENSPSIEALATDNPKVTLITVEGLSNLVAQQILQEYNLQDQELWADLVETYRGNPLKLRLIATGIQEWYGGSVMQFQNQETIIGGNTLRDILYSLTCRISNSEQEVLYWLMLWGKSITLEQLQANYHLEMSFASEVWDAVRSLDRRFLLDKKENHQPYFGLQPSIQRYLAQEFTRECCQEIIQAIATLPQTNFNHLKRYPLMPNGADPNILASPVICPILKGLQNRYRDFSQIQANLRRLLHNIPPATPLRHDYSQANLTLLYETLTTYFL
- a CDS encoding FTR1 family protein, which translates into the protein MEISAALPAFVITLREGFEAALVVGIVLACLAKAQQMSLQKWVYGGIGAGLGASVLVGWGLWGLLLQVATADGAYAPVFKQILEGSFGIVAIAMLSWMLIWMTRQAKSLKSDVEGALQAALQDRETAAWAVFSLIFIAVLREGFETVIFIVAQFQGGWLMPSLGAIAGLTVATVLGFLLFALGVRLNIKLFFQVMGIFLLLIIAGLVVGVLKHIDAAIALFAQIQTQYQALCISPAPACVLGIQLWDLSEILPDKQFPGILLKSLLGYRQKIYLAQAIAYVLFLSSVGTLYLYSLGLFRRTEAPSVKP